A window of the Lepus europaeus isolate LE1 chromosome 5, mLepTim1.pri, whole genome shotgun sequence genome harbors these coding sequences:
- the SMPDL3B gene encoding acid sphingomyelinase-like phosphodiesterase 3b: MELLTWLIFLAHWAVTSAESGQFWHISDLHLDPDYKVSEDPLQVCPSAGSQQVPDAGPWGDYLCDSPWALINSSIYAMRDIAPEPDFILWTGDDTPHVPDERLGEAAVLRIVDQLTTLIRQVFPDTKVYAALGNHDFHPKNQFPAGSNEIYNQVAELWSPWLSNQSITLFRKGAFYSEKLPRAGSAGQVVVLNTNLYYSDNRQTAGMADPGQQFQWLEAVLTNAAQAGEMVYIIGHVPPGFFEKTRDKPWFRASFNEQYLELVRKHHRVIAGQFFGHHHTDSFRMFYDDAGTPISVMFLAPGVTPWKTTLPGVVNGANNPGIRVFEYDRATLRLQDMVTYFLNLSLANKQGQPRWGLEYRLTEAYRVPDASARSMHSVLDHIASDQDMRQRYYLYNSVSYDDRPCDEACRAEHVCAIRHVAFEAYSACLRAAAGAAPAPALSRLWAALLGLRLLALR, translated from the exons GGCAGTTCTGGCACATCTCTGACCTGCACCTGGACCCAGACTACAAGGTCTCGGAAGACCCCCTCCAGGTGTGCCCGTCAGCCGGCTCCCAGCAGGTGCCCGACGCGGGCCCCTGGGGAGACTACCTCTGCGACTCGCCCTGGGCCCTCATCAACTCGTCCATCTACGCCATGAGGGACATCGCGCCGGAGCCTGACTTCATCCTGTGGACCGG TGACGACACACCCCACGTGCCGGACGAGCGCCTGGGTGAGGCGGCTGTGCTGAGAATCGTGGATCAGCTGACCACGCTCATCAGACAGGTCTTTCCAG ATACGAAAGTCTACGCTGCTTTGGGGAATCACGACTTTCACCCCAAAAACCAGTTTCCAGCCGGGAGCAACGAGATCTACAATCAGGTGGCCGAGCTatggagcccctggctcagcAACCAGTCCATCACTCTCTTCCGAAAAG GTGCCTTCTACTCGGAGAAGCTGCCGCGAGCGGGCAGCGCTGGGCAGGTGGTGGTTCTCAACACCAACCTCTACTACAGCGACAACCGGCAGACGGCCGGCATGGCGGACCCCGGCCAGCAGTTCCAGTGGCTGGAGGCGGTGCTGACAAACGCAGCCCAAGCCGGGGAGATG GTGTACATCATTGGCCACGTTCCCCCGGGGTTCTTTGAGAAGACACGGGACAAGCCGTGGTTCCGGGCCAGCTTCAACGAGCAGTACCTGGAGCTGGTCCGGAAGCACCACCGCGTCATCGCCGGGCAGTTCTTTGGGCACCACCACACCGACAGCTTCCGGATGTTCTATGACGACGCAG GCACCCCCATCAGCGTCATGTTCCTCGCACCTGGAGTCACTCCGTGGAAAACCACATTGCCTGGAGTGGTCAACGGCGCCAACAATCCCGGCATCCGGGTGTTCGAGTACGACCGAGCCACGCTGCGCCTACAG GACATGGTGACCTACTTCCTGAACCTGAGCCTGGCCAACAAGCAGGGGCAGCCGCGCTGGGGGCTGGAGTACCGGCTGACCGAGGCCTACAGAGTGCCCGACGCCAGCGCCCGCTCCATGCACAGCGTCCTGGACCACATCGCCAGTGACCAGGACATGCGGCAGCGCTACTACCTCTACAACTCGGTCAGCTACGACGATCGGCCCTGCGACGAAGCCTGCCGCGCCGAGCACGTGTGTGCCATAAGGCACGTGGCCTTCGAGGCCTACAGCGCCTGCCTGCGCGCCGCCGCAGGAGCTGCGCCCGCGCCCGCGCTCTCGCGCCTGTGGGCCGCGCTGCTGGGCCTGCGCTTGCTCGCTCTTCGGTGA